One segment of Brassica napus cultivar Da-Ae chromosome C3, Da-Ae, whole genome shotgun sequence DNA contains the following:
- the LOC106381983 gene encoding ubiquitin carboxyl-terminal hydrolase 27 → MVPRRVSDTKAIVRILTQTFRASHLSVASLLGVAGFLYALKSGRFRNLNLLFSGTRQGDEDDDDDAILVPGLQNLGNNCFLNVILQALASCKDFRSYLQWVIDDASETVSGQEDEQFPLTLALSDLLQELCTVGRRQSVSSPRQVMLALTHYVRNFNLTCQQDAAEALLHLISSLQEEIVVCYRPTKTSNLSDIMFSRNLRMVAAPSEEGLNDLKRWHKHLRGPFDGILGSTLMCRTCSSQISLEFQFFHTLPLSPLLYSGSSNIVLGCTLENCLKKFLGAEKVENYFCHRCWHVAAVKYLSAMRATETDIEKIKNCGGDDQCDCKASHHLQRMPWSNSYSFILKQLTIARFPKLLCIQVQRASLNMFGESVKLSGHIAFPLVLDLSLFSPSSIGLNIEKNDMSQYLNPEASSRNHGGMYRLVTVVEHFGMTGSGHYTVYRSVRVASQEEEDCEELRWFSISDSEVGRVSESDVLGAEASLLFYEKL, encoded by the exons ATGGTTCCCCGTAGAGTTTCCGACACAAAGGCGATTGTCCGTATCCTCACCCAAACATTTAGGGCTTCGCACTTGTCCGTCGCCTCTCTACTCGGAGTAGCTGGTTTCTTATACGCCCTGAAGTCGGGTAGATTCCGCAACctaaatctcttattctctggtACAAGACAAGGCgacgaagatgatgatgatgatgctatTCTCGTACCGGGCCTTCAAAATCTCGGCAACAATTGCTTCCTCAACGTCATCCTTCAG GCTCTCGCGAGCTGCAAAGACTTTCGGAGTTATCTTCAATGGGTTATAGATGATGCGAGTGAAACTGTCTCAGGACAAGAAGATGAACAGTTCCCTCTTACGCTTGCTTTGTCTGATTTATTACAag AGCTCTGCACTGTTGGAAGAAGACAATCTGTATCTAGCCCTCGTCAAGTCATGTTGGCATTGACTCATTACGTCAGAAACTTCAATTTGACATGTCAACAG GACGCAGCAGaagctcttcttcatcttatctCTTCTTTGCAAGAAGAGATTGTTGTTTGTTATCGTCCTACCAAAACTAGTAATCTTTCGGATATAATGTTTTCTCGCAACTTGAGGATGGTTGCTGCGCCTAGTGAAGAAGGTCTCAATGATTTGAAGAGATGGCACAAACATTTGCGTGGACCGTTCGATGGGATTCTTGGTAGTACGTTGATGTGTCGAACTTGTTCTTCTCAG ATTTCGTTGGAGTTTCAGTTTTTTCATACGTTGCCTCTTTCTCCTCTGCTATATAGTGGTAGTTCCAACATT GTGTTGGGATGCACTTTGGAGAATTGCTTGAAGAAGTTTCTTGGCGCTGAGAAAGTTGAAAACTACTTCTGCCATAGATGCTGGCATGTTGCTGCTGTGAAATATTTATCTGCGATGCGAGCAACTGAG ACAGATATCGAAAAGATCAAGAACTGTGGTGGAGACGACCAATGTGACTGTAAAGCTTCTCATCATCTACAGAGAATGCCATGGTCAAACAGCTATTCCTTTATATTAAAGCAATTAACCATCGCCCGTTTCCCAAAG CTTCTATGCATTCAAGTGCAACGTGCTTCATTGAACATGTTTGGAGAGTCGGTCAAGCTATCG GGACATATTGCCTTCCCGCTTGTCCTGGACCTCTCCTTATTTTCACCGTCTTCAATAGGATTAAACATAGAAAAGAATGATATGTCACAGTACTTAAATCCAGAAGCATCATCAAGAAACCATGGTGGCATGTATAGGCTTGTGACAGTGGTGGAACATTTTGGTATGACCGGAAGCGGACACTATACTGTTTATAGAAGTGTGAGAGTGGcatcacaagaagaagaagattgtgaGGAATTGAGGTGGTTTAGTATATCTGATTCAGAAGTTGGCAGAGTATCGGAGAGTGATGTTCTTGGTGCTGAAGCTAGCTTGCTCTTCTATGAGAAGCTTTAA
- the LOC106381984 gene encoding uncharacterized protein LOC106381984, whose amino-acid sequence MEGGILFSTFSFPPYFFPLPAALGDSFLPIASSRRSSSDSSIVFSFNKLSLASQIRQQMRMARKKTESSTESSKEIKARGKFTRANKCMKTTTKKVNESGKHNSKREKRKSPSDSPSSQVQRLIMNTKDGAQQVPVLALHSDKDVRLCGKMKLQLFPLDVHTRQGLEKDGFHPYLELTLSSRKKVSSVLQHIHSKWGSSEIARGDPTLYPFDQSRLPSAPKWTANSSITIRDVYVAIGAPSLFRLRYGWSSETCNKTDEPPSPSTPGITSFPNVEPQNIFNNRRENGKQMFGLDSLTQVTDPPLSEHTPPDGPVESAAEKKMNNGSGPTFFQWDDGLTSLSIGGLLSEVSLKGNFGNGSKNSNANPTLWDENLTNISIGGLFSEASLQGRRGKEESTHNHNGNQQPSVSIGAFLSEASSRGEGSNKTWETRGATSQQPLPLISDSLDAFLVNQTTDQPRGPCHAPPPPEVSHSSILDAEDTCHAFSFRKRTTTSPKVLEQVSEETEEQQQKDESKPAKGLFGSGVFNQDSSLGFSGIKWADSRGPFDFGLSLSSRKFTNADSVSFGAAVKDLREVESSEEKIKLQKH is encoded by the exons ATGGAGGGAGgaattttattttcaacatTTTCATTCCCGCCTTACTTTTTTCCACTCCCTGCTGCTCTCGGGGATTCTTTTTTGCCGATCGCCTCTTCTCGAAGGTCTTCGTCTGACAGCTCCATCGTATTCTCCTTCAATAAGCTCTCTCTCGCGTCTCAGATTCGACAACAGATGAG AATGGCTAGAAAGAAGACTGAGAGTTCAACTGAATCCTCAAAGGAGATCAAAGCCAGAGGAAAATTCACCAGAGCCAATAAGTGTATGAAAACAACTACTAAGAAAGTCAACGAGTctg GAAAGCATAATAGTAAAAGAGAGAAGAGGAAGTCCCCTTCTGATTCTCCATCCTCCCAAGTTCAAAGGTTAATAATGAATACCAAAGACGGAGCTCAACAAGTACCTGTTCTTGCTCTCCATTCGGACAAAGATGTTAGACTTTGTGGAAAAATGAAGTTGCAGCTCTTTCCCTTGGATGTTCATACACGTCAAGGATTAGAAAAG GATGGCTTTCACCCATATTTGGAACTCACTCTTAGCTCACGGAAGAAGGTTTCTTCAGTGCTTCAACACATTCACAGTAAGTGGGGCAGCTCAGAGATTGCTCGGGGAGATCCCACCTTGTACCCATTTGATCAATCGAGACTCCCTTCTGCTCCTAAATGGACAGCAAACAGCAGCATTACGATAAGGGATGTCTATGTGGCCATTGGAGCTCCATCCCTATTCCGCTTAAG GTATGGATGGTCCTCTGAGACTTGTAATAAAACAGATGAACCGCCATCTCCATCAACTCCGGGTATCACTTCTTTTCCAAATGTAGAACCTCAGAACATCTTCAATAACAGAAGAGAGAATGGAAAGCAGATGTTTGGTTTAGATAGCCTAACTCAAGTGACTGACCCGCCTCTCTCTGAACACACTCCACCTGATGGACCAGTCGAGTCAGCAGCG gagaagaagatgaataaCGGATCTGGACCAACATTTTTTCAATGGGATGATGGTTTAACAAGCTTAAGTATTGGCGGCTTACTTTCCGAAGTATCTTTGAAGGGGAACTTCGGAAACGGTTCTAAAAATTCAAACGCGAACCCAACTCTCTGGGACGAAAATCTTACAAACATAAGCATTGGAGGTCTGTTTTCCGAGGCATCTTTACAAGGCAGACGCGGTAAAGAAGAATCAACTCATAATCATAACGGTAATCAGCAGCCAAGTGTTAGCATTGGAGCCTTTCTTTCCGAAGCATCATCACGAGGAGAGGGGAGTAACAAAACATGGGAGACCAGGGGAGCTACCTCACAACAACCATTACCTCTAATCTCTGATTCATTAGATGCATTCCTTGTGAACCAAACAACAGATCAGCCTCGAGGTCCATGTCATGCACCCCCTCCCCCCGAGGTGTCACATTCGTCTATACTCGACGCAGAAGACACATGCCATGCATTTTCATTCCGAAAGCGCACTACAACCTCACCCAAGGTTCTTGAGCAG GtaagtgaagaaactgaggagcaGCAACAGAAAGATGAATCGAAACCTGCAAAAGGGTTGTTTGGTTCAGGGGTGTTTAATCAGGACAGCAGCCTTGGATTTTCAGGAATCAAGTGG GCTGACTCACGAGGTCCATTTGATTTTGGCTTATCTTTGTCGTCCCGAAAGTTTACAAATGCGGACAGCGTAAGCTTTGGTGCTGCGGTAAAAGATCTACGGGAAGTGGAATCttcagaagaaaaaataaagctTCAAAAGCATTGA
- the LOC106381985 gene encoding UDP-rhamnose/UDP-galactose transporter 4-like: MAATSKTDQKAALDIASWLFNVVTSVGIILVNKALMASYGFSFATTLTGLHFGTTTLLTTFLTWLGYIQPSQLPWPDLLKFVLFANFSIVGMNVSLMWNSVGFYQIAKLSMIPVSCLLEVVLDNVRYSRDTKLSILLVLAGVAVCTVTDVSVNLNGFLAAAIAVWSTALQQYYVHYLQRKYSLGSFNLLAHTAPVQAASLLLVGPFLDYWLTNQRVDAFNFSFISLFFLILSCSIAVGTNLSQFICIGRFTAVSFQVLGHMKTILVLVLGFTFFGKEGLNMQVVLGMLIAILGMIWYGNASSKPGGKERRSLSIPITKAQKLNVLSETSESDGKV; encoded by the exons atggcTGCAACAAGCAAGACGGATCAAAAAGCGGCTTTAGACATTGCATCATGGCTCTTCAATGTGGTTACCTCCGTTGGAATCATCCTCGTTAACAAAGCCTTGATGGCTAGTTACGGCTTTAGTTTCG CTACGACGTTAACCGGTTTGCATTTCGGAACAACGACATTGTTGACAACTTTCTTGACATGGCTTGGTTATATTCAGCCTTCTCAGCTTCCCTGGCCCGATCTTCTCAAGTTCGTTTTGTTCGCTAACTTCTCTATCGTTGGGATGAACGTCAGCCTCATGTGGAACTCCGTTGGCTTCTACCAGATTGCGAAGCTGAGTATGATCCCAGTTTCTTGTCTTCTAGAAGTTGTTCTTGACAACGTCAGGTATTCGAGGGATACAAAGCTTAGCATTTTGTTGGTTCTTGCTGGTGTTGCCGTCTGCACTGTTACCGATGTCAGTGTTAACCTCAACGGGTTCCTCGCTGCCGCTATTGCTGTCTGGAGCACCGCCCTTCAGCAATAC tatGTACATTATTTACAAAGGAAATATTCGCTCGGTTCTTTCAATTTACTGGCGCATACCGCTCCAGTACAAGCTGCATCGTTGTTGTTGGTCGGGCCATTTCTAGACTACTGGTTGACTAACCAAAGAGTTGATGCATTCAACTTTTCTTTTATATCTCTG TTCTTCTTGATACTCTCGTGTAGTATCGCGGTCGGGACCAATCTGAGTCAGTTCATCTGTATAGGAAGATTCACGGCGGTGTCTTTCCAAGTACTTGGTCACATGAAGACAATcctggttttggttttgggatTCACTTTCTTCGGTAAGGAAGGTTTAAACATGCAAGTGGTGCTTGGAATGCTCATTGCGATTCTCGGTATGATCTGGTACGGTAATGCATCTTCTAAACCGGGAGGTAAAGAGCGTCGTAGCCTCTCTATCCCCATAACCAAGGCACAGAAACTCAACGTGTTATCTGAAACATCTGAGTCTGATGGAAAGGTCTAA